One segment of Podospora pseudopauciseta strain CBS 411.78 chromosome 5 map unlocalized CBS411.78m_5.2, whole genome shotgun sequence DNA contains the following:
- a CDS encoding uncharacterized protein (COG:S; EggNog:ENOG503P6T0), producing the protein MVLARLTHYAFDAVLVSTILAGMKRSTGLTFQADQIGDSDQDPFRKFMNRYLGVGEWVMDQSVAIAGSSKWFKRTR; encoded by the exons ATGGTC CTGGCAAGGTTGACTCATTATGCCTTTGATGCTGTGCTCG TTTCCACCATCCTTGCAGGGATGAAGCGCTCGACCGGCCTGAC TTTCCAAGCCGATCAGATTGGTGATTCGGACCAGGACCCCTTCAGGAAGTTCATGAACCGCTACCTCGGTGTCGGCGAGTGGGTGATGGATCAGTCGGTTGCCATTGCAGGCTCGAGCAAGTGGTTCAAGAGAACCCGGTAA
- a CDS encoding uncharacterized protein (EggNog:ENOG503PYAD), whose translation MDIIQDDFSSLDLHEPLSPSHSGQLINNDRLARIMEIRRLESPDINPPRYHDPSTPPSSPPQPSSISSSPGTLGSPPRPPQSPPQFPQFSLFPGELQNLIWDHAAQLLSSPTSTPGIHFLLQPPLLSPNTPPLIRPAPFQLSTPWLTNDLDLIPTRDSFCLNLANLLLTCRASRAAILRNNASFPFAHNRTILRSLSQKGYPMLCAPKSVDLSLDLHRDLVSLTSANGTCDEVRRMLDFTDGNHFMFSAARKFAVRYGLGWELPTPGPFQHDRRCPTGWMGMRGGGRPGFCSRCVGRLVERFRRLEEVWVLVDLPEKGWKRVDGGWGRKKEFEGWDRRWFAVEGVGVVGEEGNGNGGVVEEGLEVLERVKSNLKDPRYYHMPWVSELKFGLLGWEKST comes from the exons ATGGACATCATCCAGGACGACTTTTCCTCCCTCGACCTTCACGAACCACTATCGCCATCTCATTCCGGCCAACTAATCAATAACGACAGATTAGCCCGCATCATGGAAATCCGACGCCTCGAAAGCCCAGATATCAACCCCCCAAGGTACCACGacccatcaacaccaccctcctcaccaccacagccatcttccatctcatcatcccccggAACACTCGGATCACCACCCAGACCACCACAATCCCCCCCTCAATTCCCCCaattctccctcttcccaggTGAACTCCAAAACCTAATCTGGGACCACGCCGCCCAGCTcctctcttccccaacctcgaccccaGGAatccacttcctcctccaaccccccctcttaAGCCCCAACACGCCCCCTCTCATCCGCCCGGCCCCCTTCCAGCTTTCTACTCCATGGCTCACCAACGACCTCGACCTCATCCCAACCAGAGACTCCTTCTGTCTCAACCTCgcaaacctcctcctcacctgcCGCGCCTCTCGCGCCGCCATTCTCCGCAACAACGCCTCTTTCCCATTCGCCCACAACAGAACTATCCTAAGGTCTCTCTCCCAAAAGGGGTATCCAATGTTGTGCGCCCCAAAGTCGGTCGACTTGTCCCTCGACCTCCACCGAGATTTGGTGTCACTGACCTCGGCCAATGGCACCTGTGACGAAGTGAGGAGGATGCTCGATTTCACCGACGGTAACCACTTCATGTTTTCGGCGGCGAGGAAATTTGCGGTGAGGTATGGGTTAGGCTGGGAACTGCCGACTCCGGGCCCGTTTCAGCACGACAGACGGTGTCCgacggggtggatggggatgagggggggtgggaggccGGGGTTTTGCTCGAGGTgtgtggggaggttggtcGAGCGGTtcaggaggttggaggaggtttgggttttggttgaTTTGCCTGAGAAGGGGTGGAAAAGGGTTGATggcgggtgggggaggaaaaaggagtttgaggggtggGATAGGCGGTGGTttgctgttgagggggtgggcgttgtgggggaggaggggaatgggaatgggggggtagtggaggaggggttggaggtgctggagagggtgaagagtAATTTG AAAGATCCGAGGTATTATCATATGCCGTGGGTGAGCGAGTTGAAgtttgggttgttggggtgggagAAGTCGACATGA